The following are encoded together in the Patagioenas fasciata isolate bPatFas1 chromosome 7, bPatFas1.hap1, whole genome shotgun sequence genome:
- the LOC136103068 gene encoding UDP-glucuronosyltransferase 1A1-like isoform X2 → MASSSPGFSPLASWAVLFLLLWTFSEGGKLLVVPIDGSHWLSMRPVVERLRQKGHEITVLAPEINLRIDSSVHYTMKTYSVSYTREYVEAEFKKLGYSSFTPQPFFEKFSKIANISSMFFDSCKHLLSNKDLIKYLEESKFDAVFMDPFFPCGQIVAEHLSLPSVYLLRGLPCSLEFHATLCPNPPSYVPRFFTRYTDRMVFLQRTGNLLASLSSSLACSFLYSPYDRLIREFLQQEATMLELFSHASVWLMKYDFVFEYPRPLMPNMALIGGISCTQEKAVSQEFEAIVNASGEHGIVVFSLGSMVSEIPMKKAEEIVDALGSIPQTVLWRYTGKVPHNLPKNVKLVKWLPQNDLLAHPKTRAFITHGGSHGIYEGICNAVPMVLMPLFGDQMDNAKRVESRGAGLTLNILEMTSQDISAALKAVINDKKYKENIKRLSELHLDRPIHPLDLAVHWVEFVMKHKGAPHLRPAAHDLNWIQYHSLDVIAFLLAVVLLSLFISLKCCLFCCRRCCSKKGRARKPSKAKSH, encoded by the exons ATGGCTTCTTCAAGTCCAGGATTTAGTCCTCTTGCCTCCTGGGCTGTGCTTTTCCTGCTCCTGTGGACCTTTTCTGAAGGAGGAAAGCTTTTGGTTGTTCCTATCGATGGCAGCCACTGGCTCAGTATGCGCCCGGTTGTGGAGCGGCTCAGACAGAAGGGACATGAAATCACGGTGCTTGCGCCAGAAATAAATTTGCGGATAGATTCATCGGTGCATTATACCATGAAAACGTACTCTGTGTCTTATACCAGGGAGTATGTGGAGGCAGAATTTAAAAAGCTGGGGTATAGCAGTTTCACACCCCAACCCTTCTTTGAAAAATTCTCAAAAATAGCAAATATTTCAAGCATGTTCTTTGATTCCTGCAAACATCTTCTCTCTAACAAAGATCTGATTAAATACCTTGAAGAAAGCAAATTTGATGCTGTCTTTATGGATCCTTTTTTTCCATGTGGACAAATAGTGGCTGAACACCTCTCCCTACCTTCTGTGTACCTCCTACGGGGACTGCCGTGCAGCCTAGagttccacgctaccctgtgccCAAATCCTCCTTCTTACGTTCCTAGGTTCTTCACTCGCTACACAGACCGCATGGTGTTCCTCCAGCGCACCGGCAACCTCCTAGCTAGCCTGAGCAGTTCCCTGGCTTGCagctttctttattcaccatatGATCGTCTGATCAGGGAATTCCTCCAACAAGAGGCAACAATGCTCGAGCTGTTCAGCCACGCGTCTGTTTGGCTCATGAAATATGACTTTGTGTTTGAGTACCCCAGGCCCCTAATGCCTAATATGGCCTTGATCGGAGGCATAAGCTGCACTCAGGAAAAAGCGGTATCACAG GAATTTGAAGCTATTGTGAATGCCTCTGGAGAACACGGCATTGTTGTCTTCTCGCTGGGCTCCATGGTCTCCGAGATTCCTATGAAGAAAGCCGAAGAAATTGTAGATGCCTTGGGCTCCATCCCTCAAACG GTTTTGTGGAGATACACGGGAAAGGTGCCCCACAACCTGCCAAAGAACGTAAAGCTCGTCAAATGGCTGCCACAGAATGATCTTCTAG CTCACCCTAAGACTCGTGCCTTTATTACCCACGGAGGCTCACATGGTATCTACGAGGGCATATGCAACGCAGTGCCAATGGTGCTAATGCCGTTATTTGGAGACCAGATGGACAACGCCAAGCGAGTGGAGTCACGGGGAGCAGGACTGACGCTGAATATACTTGAAATGACCTCACAGGACATATCCGCTGCCCTGAAAGCGGTTATTAATGATAAAAA GTACAAAGAGAACATCAAGCGCCTCTCTGAGCTTCACCTCGACAGACCCATCCACCCCCTGGACCTGGCCGTGCACTGGGTGGAGTTCGTAATGAAACACAAAGGGGCCCCACACCTGCGCCCCGCTGCTCACGACTTGAACTGGATCCAGTACCACTCCCTGGACGTCATCGCCTTCCTCCTGGCCGTGGTGCTCCTCTCCCTCTTCATTTCTCTGAAGTGCTGCCTGTTCTGCTGCCGCAGGTGCTGCTCTAAGAAGGGAAGAGCAAGAAAGCCAAGCAAAGCAAAGTCTCACTAG